Proteins from a genomic interval of Psychrobacter fulvigenes:
- a CDS encoding SAM-dependent methyltransferase — MWDQRYSNAEYVYGTAPNDFLREQFQKIPAGGYVLCLAEGEGRNAVFLAEQGYKVTAIDRSEVGLNKALKLACDKGVAIITHVTDLADYALGEAQWDGIVSISAHMPEAVRQHVHAQVAPALRPGGVMILEAYTEQQLEMEGVGGPPASQKEMFMSLEKLRAELSDLEEVKGDEVQRNISEGKMHSGPSAVVQFVGRKN; from the coding sequence ATGTGGGATCAGCGTTATAGTAATGCAGAGTATGTCTATGGCACAGCACCCAATGATTTTTTGAGAGAGCAGTTTCAAAAGATACCTGCAGGCGGGTATGTCCTGTGTCTGGCAGAAGGAGAGGGTAGAAACGCGGTATTTTTAGCGGAGCAAGGTTATAAGGTTACAGCCATTGACCGATCGGAAGTCGGCCTCAATAAAGCGCTAAAATTGGCCTGTGATAAAGGCGTTGCGATCATTACTCATGTGACAGACTTGGCTGATTATGCATTGGGTGAGGCGCAATGGGACGGTATTGTTTCTATCTCAGCGCATATGCCAGAAGCAGTGCGCCAGCACGTGCATGCACAGGTAGCACCTGCATTAAGACCAGGTGGTGTCATGATTCTTGAGGCTTATACTGAGCAGCAGCTTGAGATGGAAGGAGTTGGTGGGCCGCCTGCCTCTCAAAAAGAGATGTTTATGTCGTTAGAGAAGTTGCGAGCAGAGCTTTCTGATCTTGAAGAAGTTAAGGGTGATGAAGTTCAGCGAAATATTTCGGAAGGTAAGATGCATAGTGGGCCTAGTGCAGTTGTGCAGTTTGTCGGTCGTAAAAACTAA
- a CDS encoding M48 family metallopeptidase: MTTLKYIAHYPEHIHSQVAMLISNGQLGSYLKEKYPSQHQIQSDKALYQYVNDLKNQYMRKSGPLTQVSYNSKLKVLKHALGTHTFQSRVQGSKLKSHNSIAVASLFKEAPAEFLRMIVVHELAHFKEHEHNKAFYQLCCHMEPDYHQLELDTRLWLHWRELS; the protein is encoded by the coding sequence ATGACTACTCTAAAATACATCGCTCATTACCCTGAGCACATTCACAGCCAAGTAGCAATGCTCATTAGCAATGGTCAACTGGGGAGTTATCTTAAAGAGAAGTATCCTAGCCAGCACCAAATACAAAGTGACAAAGCCCTATATCAATACGTAAATGATCTAAAAAATCAATATATGCGTAAAAGCGGACCTCTGACTCAAGTCAGTTATAACAGCAAGCTCAAAGTACTTAAACATGCCTTGGGTACCCATACCTTTCAATCTCGAGTACAGGGCAGCAAACTCAAGTCCCATAACAGCATCGCAGTCGCGAGCTTATTTAAAGAGGCTCCAGCTGAGTTTTTGCGCATGATTGTCGTGCATGAACTGGCACACTTCAAAGAGCATGAGCATAACAAAGCTTTCTATCAGCTATGCTGTCATATGGAGCCCGACTATCATCAGCTTGAGCTGGATACTCGCTTGTGGCTGCACTGGCGTGAACTGTCGTAA